GGTATCATCCCCATAATGCTGGCTTGTGTGATGATGGGGTATTTCTTAATCAATCGTTTCCTGATTTCGCCTATCGTGATTATCGCTAAGAAAGTTGATGATTCAATTGAGGGAGGAATCATCGACATGACTTATAACAGCCAAGACGAAATCAAACATCTTATTGATACATTCAACCAGAAAACCGTCTTTCTCGAAGCAGAGAAGCAAAAAGCACAAGCTTCAACAAAAGCCAAAAGCGCGTTTCTTGCCACCTTATCTCATGAAATTCGGACACCGATGAATGGCGTCCTTGGTACCGCGCAGATACTTCTGAAAACGGATCTCACGGAAGAGCAGCAAAAGCATATGAAAACCTTATATGAATCAGGTGATCATATGATGACACTACTTAACGAAATTCTTGATTTCTCGAAAATCGAGCAAGGTCATTTGGAGCTTGAAAATAATCCATTCCCACTTGAAGCCATCATCGGCAGTATTAATAGTGTCTACTTTACCCTTTGCTCAGAAAAAGGTCTGCAATTCAAAGTTTACTCAGAAGTCCCTCATGACCGCTGGTATATGTCTGATAAAGCACGTTTACGGCAAATATTGTTCAACCTCCTTAATAATGCTGTGAAGTTCACATCGCGTGGATATGTAGAGGTGTATTTCAAAGAGATAGAGAAGCAAGGGCAAAACTATTTGGAGATTAAAGTACGTGATACTGGAATTGGCATCGCAAAAGAAGCGCAGCAAAAAATATTCAAGCCTTTTGAACAGGCTGAGTCTTCTACCACGCGACGTTTTGGAGGTACAGGCTTAGGATTAGCCATCGTCAAACAGTTATGTAACCTAATGAATGGCAGTGTGACGTTAGCGAGTGAATTGGGTATAGGTACCAGTTTTGATGTATTGGTGGCAATGGACCACTGTGAGCCTCGCAATCAGGAGATTAAAGAACACAGTAAGCTCAACTATAGTGGCTTAAAAGCTCTTATCGTTGAGGATAACCGCACCAATGCCATCATCATCAATACCTTCATGACCAACAAAGGCTTTGAGTGTGATGTAGTTGAGAATGGTGAACTATCTATCCACGCTATTGCCAGTAAAGAGTATGATTTAGTGCTAATGGACAATCATATGCCAGTTATGGATGGTGTGGAGGCCACCTCTGCTATTCGCTCTTTGCCTAGCTCAAAATCTAAAATTCTAATTTTAGGCTGCACAGCTGATGTTTTTAAAGAAACGCGTGAACGAATGTTGGGGGTTGGAGTGGATTATATAGTATCTAAGCCCATTGACGAGAATGAGCTGGATGATGCACTTTATCAATATTCTGAGCGTTTGTACCAATACAAGCCCATGTTACTGAGTGGCTCAAACATAGAAACTGAAGAAACAGAATCAGTATTGCTGACGTTCTATATGTCTCTAGAGAATGGTGATCTAGAAGAAGCGCAAGAGCATTTTCAAGCCCTGAAAGCGGTGACAACAGGCATTGAAGATCAACACTTGGAAGAAACCCTGAAAGCGATACAGATGAAACTTACATTAGGGGAGGTCCCTTCCCAATCAGATTTGGACGTTTTAACCGTTCTGCTAAAAGATTTTTGTAAGTAAATTACTTGATTTTGGTTGCTTTGTGAGCAAAGTCCAGATTTTTAGTGAATTAATCTGACCTTTTTACTGAGCTTGGTGGTTTAT
This sequence is a window from Vibrio coralliilyticus. Protein-coding genes within it:
- a CDS encoding hybrid sensor histidine kinase/response regulator; the encoded protein is MEIRSSLKRKSFLALAMYMAFVIAVIGTVSYLVVEPPVRDQLEKNLDLRTQIIAAEIKEPLNSSLGILQSVVSIGSTNEPQGHQAEMLYKLFSVIDGVAISGGLWPIPYSIDRGTAYKSLFFNRASDGQVDQVFSWDNPESGGYDKESWYTSVVNKPVGTVSWSEVYIDPFTHVQMITASSPYYIDDVFSGVATIDISLESLVSFVRKHAEEYELGVILKDSYGDVITEHNFQVVEDIYISSTDFGDFKWYIDVVNANRLVTEQVYDLVSKVEAGIIPIMLACVMMGYFLINRFLISPIVIIAKKVDDSIEGGIIDMTYNSQDEIKHLIDTFNQKTVFLEAEKQKAQASTKAKSAFLATLSHEIRTPMNGVLGTAQILLKTDLTEEQQKHMKTLYESGDHMMTLLNEILDFSKIEQGHLELENNPFPLEAIIGSINSVYFTLCSEKGLQFKVYSEVPHDRWYMSDKARLRQILFNLLNNAVKFTSRGYVEVYFKEIEKQGQNYLEIKVRDTGIGIAKEAQQKIFKPFEQAESSTTRRFGGTGLGLAIVKQLCNLMNGSVTLASELGIGTSFDVLVAMDHCEPRNQEIKEHSKLNYSGLKALIVEDNRTNAIIINTFMTNKGFECDVVENGELSIHAIASKEYDLVLMDNHMPVMDGVEATSAIRSLPSSKSKILILGCTADVFKETRERMLGVGVDYIVSKPIDENELDDALYQYSERLYQYKPMLLSGSNIETEETESVLLTFYMSLENGDLEEAQEHFQALKAVTTGIEDQHLEETLKAIQMKLTLGEVPSQSDLDVLTVLLKDFCK